In Triplophysa dalaica isolate WHDGS20190420 chromosome 19, ASM1584641v1, whole genome shotgun sequence, the sequence TTACCAATGATAACTGAATTATGACAAGCATCTTTGAGTTTAGATTTGATGTCTGAATGACATTTTTAACAGGTGATTCTGGAGGGGCCACTTATGTAGTTCCTGGTAATCGAATGGTGCAGGTGAGATTTTTCTCCACATTAATGTATGTTTGTTAACCATTGCTCTGCCAAACAGCAATTGATTAAATGTTGtatgaattaatattatataacagttttttttttataaattatctTTGACAGGTCGGAATCGTGAGCTGGGGAGTGAAGGACATGTGCAAAGCCAGCTTCAAGCCTCGTTCTGTTGAAGATTCCAGAGATTACCATACAAATCTATTCAGTCCAGAAATACataaatttctcaaaaaatatcTGGGAAATGAAAGACTGGGAACCCCTCTTACATTCTTGTGAACATTTAACAACAGTtgcttattaatattttgttccttttgcataaatgaagattttttttacttttagtgtctttgtggtttgtgtttatgtacattCCTGTGgaataataaaagacaataaaatatgaatgcatATAATAACTCTTTTCTCATCTATTTTAATCTGTCAGTGGATTATggtcattttcatgtttatttgaacaaaCTACAGACTTATTATGACACCTGTTTTAGCAGTAAATGAGCATTAAATGTCCAAGGAGCCTTAGGAAGTACATGTAAAATTATATCAGATCACAGGGGAAAATGAAAGACGAACagaattgtgaccctggatcacaaaaccagtcttaagtagcacgggaatatttttagtaaaagacaaaaatacattgtagggggCAAAATTATagtaattatatatttttcttttatgtaaaaaatcattaggatattaattaaagatcatgtttcgtgaagatattttgtgatttcctaccttaaatatataaaaactttatttttgtgagtggatggcctacAGCGCCTCTGAACAACTCCAAAGGCAATTGtcttaatatttagattttgcactctcagaatcctgagttttaaacagttgtatagacagatattgtcctattctaacaactcgtacatcaatagaaatcttatttattcatatttcagattatgtaaaaaacgAATTTCTTCTGATTGtgcatccagggtcacaattgttGAGTTGGTGGATGTAAACCCTTAACCAAAGCAAACTGTATTTAAGAAGCAACGGATATTTGCTAATTCATTTTACTGTTGTTTGTTGaatgattttaattcattagaaatatattaaatatgacgAAAACAAGGTCTTGAGAATGGGCGGAACTCTTTATAAAGAGCAACAATTCCTGGCGGAGGTGTTTCACTGTAGCGCACTCGTGTCCCGATGGAGTGGTTGTCATAGGAACGAGGAAAGCAGATCTTGGGATTACAAAAATCCAATGTCCTTCTAACACCCACCGTCCAGTTTATAGTGTTTACAATATCAATCTTAACATCATCATGTCCTCCGTTGCCCAGGAAATGAAAGACACGTGAGTAGCTCATTTCCTTTTTTCTCGGAAATATCGCGTTACGACACAAAAAACGTAGGTAAATGTATACTCAAAACACTTATAGATCGCATCACAGTACGACAACATATCGTGTCCGGCATGTAACGTGATAGTGTTTATGGATTTGAAATTCTAGTGCATTAAAATGGAGTGTGATGTAAATATATAACCAAGCCTACTCCCGTGCTCTGTGTAGTTCTGTGGCTTGCTCCAAATGGCTCGATGCACACTATGATCCAGTCGCTAATCTATACACCTTCACCTCTTGCATTGGTGAGTCACTATTGTAAACGTGCAAAACTTGTCTTACCATCCATTTATACTGCAACTACCCTCCAGTTGAGATGTCTGTGCTTTTATTCACAGCTCTTTCAGACTTGCATGGAGATGGTGACAATAAGGTGAGACACAGTTTGTGTACTTCGGAAATAGGCTTGAGATACACTGACCTGTACGTGCTGTTTTCAATGGATACTGTTTTCATGTGCGTGTGTATACCAGCTGGTGGTGGGCGATCTTGGCACAGGGGTTTGTAACATGAAGTTAAAGGTGTACCGTGGCACTGGTCTGTTGAGTGAGAGCACGCTGCTGGATTTACCCACTGGCCTGGTCTCCTTTCTTATGGACCTCCATGAACCCCGGACCCCGGCCATAGCTGTGGCGTCTGGCCCCTTCATCTATGTCTATAAGAACTTGAGGCCATACTTCAAGTTCACACTTCCTGGTCTGGAGGTGAACCCTCTGGAGCAGGATGTCTGGAGTCAGGCTAAGGAGGTGAGCTCCATACATCATGTCATGCTTATACTGTTTCGTAATGCTTCTTTGTGGCTCATTTTTCTGTGAAGTGACTCGCACCGTACTGCATTCATGTTAAATTTACTATAATTCATCATTATAACGGTTACTGTCTGTCTTTAAGTATTGTCTGTATTTTTAATCATAGGAAATGATTGACCCAATGACCCTTAAGGAGATGTTGGAAGGAATAAGGTATGTAACATTGTATTAGCCTCAGTCAGTACATGGCTGTGTAGTACAGACCGATACaatatttgtttctgttgaacagGGACAAAGCAGAAATTCCACTCTCCGTCAGATCACTACGGTAACACACTATCCTCCCTTGTTTTTGTAATGGTCAGTGCATCATTTTTCAGGAAACAATAACAGTGCCATGCGTGTCATTCCAACAATGATATCAGTAGATTTTCTTTGgcaattattcatttaaatattttcctcACCTGCAACTGGAATATCATGTAGCTTCAAATCAACAGACTTTTCTTGTATGGTTTGTTCAGGTACCTCATGCTTGATCCGCAGGAAATGGAGGCGTTTGTTCATCTTCACAAAGACCAGCCTATACGTCGCCAGGTACGAGATCTGTGAACGGACATGAACCATCATACACATGTGAACGAAAACGGGCAAAATGCTAAAACAGATTCACATCGTTTGTTTGTCTCAGACGGTCATCACCTGTATAGGGACGTTGAAGAAGAACATGGCAGATGATGATGCAGTCAGCTGTCTGGTGATTGGCACAGAGAATAGTGATATTTATATATTGGATCCAGAGGCCTTTACCATTCTCTGTAAGGTACGTCGAAGggttatatatacatttttgcatttggcagacattttgTACTGCAATACCAGTCAATAATACCTTTGTACTGCTAATGCTCTACCATATGAGTCAGATATTTGCTtgataaaggaatagttcactagGTTCACaggtttcgtgtccatacaatccaagtcaatgggggccaatgtggTTTGGTTTccaaattcttccaaatttatTCTTCTGTGTTCGGCggtaaaagaaagtcatacaggtttgaatttaCCGGAGGGTTATTGAATGATGACCTAATTTTcgttttgggttaactatccctttaaacactaTATTCTATCATTAGCTTGTGGTTTTAACGCTGCAGTCCTTAACTTTGGCCTCTTTGTTgccatctcagtttgaaacataaaatgtcaGTTATATGCggtgttattttctttatgtgTGCTGTGATTTGGCACTGCTGCTATGCGCGGATGAATCCGAGCTCTGTGCTAAATGACCGCCTGCCCACACCGCATAAGAGCACATCTGTACATCAACCTGACAGTAACATGTGACCGTGTAATAAGGATGAACAAACTCTGTCACCCCCAGCAGTGCCGCTGCAGCGCCACCTTCGCGACAAACTAGCCGTTTTCTCTCCTTTGTGTTTACGGTCGTAATGTAATGACTCAAAGAGGTACCCTCACAAATTCAAATTTCCTGCATGGTGCGACCTGACAGGCcatattataaatcattattataagcccGCCGATTTGAAGCAGTAAGATAAGACAATCGTTTTGTACACTGATTTACCCCAAAATTATCGCGGATTGCCGCTTTAAGACTATCTGGAGAATATGAGTGACTAAGTTAAGCACTGTGGGCCTCATGCTTATTATCTAAATTTGCTTTTATGAATTAGGCTTTTATAtgtttacagtatgtacagtacagtataccctgtgtgtgtctgtagatGTCTCTGCCCAGTACTCCCACCTTCATGGATGTGACTGGTCAGTTTGATGTGGAGTTCCGTATCACTGTGGCCTGTCGCAATGGCAACATCTACATACTGCGCAGGTTAGCAAACAAACCcaattacaatacatttaaagacTCTCAAACCATGGAAAACGTGATTTTCTGAAGGAAATATGAAAGAAGAAGCGTTAAAGTTTTTGGCAAGTTTGGGAcaaagttattatagtttactaaagtaaaacCATTAAAGCGTTTGGATTGATGGAACAACTTAAAACTATAAACTTGTATTGTGTAGcgatataaaaaatgaattgctaaaaacagccattaataagaaaacaaaaaatcttattttttaaccTAATATTAAACTAAATTTAAGTATAACATAGTGGTAAATGGTACAGATGAGCACCATCAcaattattgtcatttttctctGTTAAAGGGACTCACCAAAGCCGAAATACTGCATTGAGCTGTCTTCTCATCCAGTGGGGCTGGTGAGAATAGGAAGGAATGTAGTGGTAGGATGTACTCATGAGACGCTGCATGGTTACACTCAAAAGGTGTGAATCAATATATATCTCAAACTCACATTTACACAGCAGCACCTTGACTTTTGGATGCTACTGTTTGTTCGACATACAGTACGTGACAATTCTAAAAATCACATTAATTCCTCTGCAGGGGAAAAAACTGTGGACTGCCTATTTGCCTGCAGCGGTTACCACCATGGCACTTATGGACTTGCCCGCACGGGCGTTTCAGGCCGTACTGGTGGCTCTGGCCAACTGTGAAGTACACATGTACAGAGATAAAAATCTGGTCTGCACCATCAAGACACCGGTAAGCGTCAAAGAACGATCTCATACAGGATCATAGCAGAACTCCACTTCATCATTTATGTCTTGCAGGATGTTGTGACAAGCATTTGTTTTGGGCGTTATGGAAGAGAAGATGGCACTCTGCTAATGACCACCAAAGGTAGAATCGCTTTGGTTTGTAGCATGAATGCTTGTTTGATGGTAAACACAACGTCTTTGTGTGTGGAATCCAGGTGGAGGTCTGATTGTGAAAATCTTAAAGAGGACAGCTGTGTTTGATGACAAAGACTCGGCCCCAGGCCCACCAATTGCCCAGAGCATCCGTCTGAATGTGC encodes:
- the bbs1 gene encoding Bardet-Biedl syndrome 1 protein, giving the protein MSSVAQEMKDTSVACSKWLDAHYDPVANLYTFTSCIALSDLHGDGDNKLVVGDLGTGVCNMKLKVYRGTGLLSESTLLDLPTGLVSFLMDLHEPRTPAIAVASGPFIYVYKNLRPYFKFTLPGLEVNPLEQDVWSQAKEEMIDPMTLKEMLEGIRDKAEIPLSVRSLRYLMLDPQEMEAFVHLHKDQPIRRQTVITCIGTLKKNMADDDAVSCLVIGTENSDIYILDPEAFTILCKMSLPSTPTFMDVTGQFDVEFRITVACRNGNIYILRRDSPKPKYCIELSSHPVGLVRIGRNVVVGCTHETLHGYTQKGKKLWTAYLPAAVTTMALMDLPARAFQAVLVALANCEVHMYRDKNLVCTIKTPDVVTSICFGRYGREDGTLLMTTKGGGLIVKILKRTAVFDDKDSAPGPPIAQSIRLNVPKKTKLYVDQTLRERENAVAMHRAFQMDLSRLRLATARAYVKALESSLTPVSESPTEPLKMNAVVQGLGPSFKLTLNIQNTAACRPVMNIAISFLYDENLYSMKTAFFKIPLLVPGLNYPIDTFVECLSDKGISDVIKVFVLREGRSAPLLTAHINMPVSEGFALN